TGGCGGGATAGCGTTCCCGCAGGAACGCGACGAACATGCAGGCGAGGATGACGAGGCCGATCTCCGCGCGATAGACGCCCAAAAGCGCCGTCACCATGTGCATATGAAGGCCAGTCCCCTGTTGCTCGCGCGGTCGCGTCGCTTCGCGGTCTTTAGGGGGTGAAAACGAAATGGGCCAGCCATGGTTGCATGGCTGGCCCGTGGTTCGCGGCTTGAGGGGACGTTTTATCGTCATGCCCGCGCAATGCGGAGACCTTCCCCATGCTTACGCTCTGCCGCTCGCCCTCCCGCGGGCGATCCGTAAGGGAAGTGTAACGCAGATTGCGCGAGTCGTCTTGCCTTATGTGCGGCTTTATCGGCTAAATCGCGCCGTTCGCCGCTGGAAAAGGGGTTTCAGCGTGCCCCGCACTGGGCACGGTCGAGCAGATACTGGTCGGCCAGCACCAGCGCCATCATCGCCTCCACCACCGGGACGCCCCGGATGCCGACGCAGGGGTCGTGGCGGCCCTTGGTCACGATGTCGGACGCGGCGCCTTCGCGGGTCACGGTTTCGACCGGGATCAGGATGGAACTGGTCGGCTTGAAGGCGACGCGCAGCCTGACCGGCTGGCCGGTGGAAATGCCGCCCGCGATGCCGCCCGCATGGTTGGCGAGGAATTGCGGGCCATCCGCGCCGGGGCGCATCGGGTCGGCATTCTGCTCGCCGCGCAGGCGCGCCGCGTCGAAACCGTCGCCGATCTCCACGCCCTTGACCGCATTGATGCTCATCATCGCGGCGGCGAGCTCGCTGTCGAGCTTGGCATAGAGCGGCGCGCCCCAGCCGGCCGGGACGCCCGCCGCCACGCATTCGACCACCGCGCCGAGCGAGGAGCCGTCGAGCCGGGCTTCGTCGACCAGCTTTTCCCAGCGCTTCGCGGCTTCGGGATCGGGACAGAAGAAGGGATTGTTGTCGATTTCTGCCGCGTCGAAGCGGGCGGGGTCGATGGCGTCGCCGCCGATCTCGCTCACCCAGGCGAAGATGTCGACATCGGGGATGACGAGCCGCGCCACCGCGCCCGCCGCCACGCGGCTCGCGGTTTCACGCGCGGAGGAACGCCCGCCGCCGCGATAGTCGCGCAAGCCATATTTGGCGTCATAGGCATAGTCGG
This genomic window from Sphingobium cloacae contains:
- the aroC gene encoding chorismate synthase, with the translated sequence MSFNTFGRVFRFTTWGESHGPAIGAVVDGCPPGLPLSEADIQPFLDKRRPGTSKFTTQRREPDEVRILSGLFEGKTTGTPISLMIENTDQRSKDYSQVAQSYRPGHADYAYDAKYGLRDYRGGGRSSARETASRVAAGAVARLVIPDVDIFAWVSEIGGDAIDPARFDAAEIDNNPFFCPDPEAAKRWEKLVDEARLDGSSLGAVVECVAAGVPAGWGAPLYAKLDSELAAAMMSINAVKGVEIGDGFDAARLRGEQNADPMRPGADGPQFLANHAGGIAGGISTGQPVRLRVAFKPTSSILIPVETVTREGAASDIVTKGRHDPCVGIRGVPVVEAMMALVLADQYLLDRAQCGAR